One segment of Sinorhizobium sp. BG8 DNA contains the following:
- a CDS encoding NAD(P)-dependent oxidoreductase: MTRVLVSGGSGYVGRFIVEHLAAHGYKVTSAGRTPASSGHFTGDVAYVPLHLDPDLDQSHAFHDVDCFVHAGFAHIPGKYRGGEGDDPEAFRRANLEGSVRLFEQALRAGVRRCVFLSSRAVYGRQAAGIALTEDMTPQPDTLYGSVKLDAERSLHALSGRGFATASLRVTGVYGQAAPGSRHKWETLISDYLAGRPVAARAGTEVHGADVAEAVRLMLGTDAARISDESFNVSDILVDTRAILAPVMKESASLQALPPRADGQGVNVMSTDKIRTLGWAPGGWPRFEEYARDLAARFRA, translated from the coding sequence ATGACGCGCGTGCTCGTCTCGGGTGGATCCGGCTATGTCGGCCGGTTCATCGTCGAGCATCTGGCGGCGCATGGGTACAAGGTGACCTCTGCCGGGCGTACGCCCGCCTCTTCAGGACATTTCACGGGCGATGTCGCTTACGTCCCCCTCCACCTCGATCCGGACCTGGACCAAAGCCATGCGTTTCATGACGTCGACTGCTTCGTGCACGCCGGCTTCGCGCACATTCCCGGAAAGTACCGCGGCGGAGAGGGTGACGATCCCGAAGCCTTCCGGCGCGCCAATCTCGAGGGCTCGGTCAGGCTCTTCGAACAGGCACTGCGCGCCGGCGTTCGCCGTTGCGTCTTCCTGTCGAGCCGAGCGGTCTATGGTCGGCAGGCAGCGGGCATCGCTTTGACGGAAGACATGACCCCGCAGCCGGATACGCTTTACGGCAGCGTGAAGCTCGACGCGGAACGCAGTCTCCACGCTTTGAGCGGGCGCGGCTTCGCGACGGCGAGCCTGCGCGTGACCGGCGTCTACGGGCAGGCAGCCCCCGGATCCCGGCACAAGTGGGAGACGCTCATTTCCGACTATCTCGCAGGACGGCCGGTGGCGGCACGGGCAGGAACCGAGGTCCACGGCGCTGACGTAGCTGAGGCCGTCAGGCTGATGCTCGGGACTGACGCAGCACGGATCAGCGACGAGAGCTTCAACGTCTCCGACATCCTTGTCGACACCCGGGCGATCCTCGCGCCCGTGATGAAAGAGAGCGCCAGTCTCCAAGCCTTGCCGCCTCGTGCCGATGGACAGGGAGTGAACGTCATGTCGACGGACAAGATCCGCACTCTCGGCTGGGCGCCGGGCGGGTGGCCGCGGTTCGAGGAGTACGCGCGGGATCTGGCAGCGCGCTTTCGGGCATAG
- a CDS encoding metallophosphoesterase has translation MVTRRGLLKTLGGLLLSGIATGSYAVGFEPMGRLRIANYRIRPANWPDGLRLRIVALADIHACKPWMTTSRIDGIVARANALSGDMIVLLGDFTSSMRGAVGTVTAPEWAKCLQALKAPLGVHAVLGNHDWWEDPDAQAAGGGETVAHRALRDVGIDVYSNRAARFEKDGRGFWIAGLEDQVALRPSSQWQRASFQGLDDLHGTLAQVEDDDPVVLLAHEPDIFPQVPSRVSVTLSGHTHGGQVRIFGYAPVVPSRYGNRYVYGHVQEEGRDIVISGGLGCSIAPVRFGSPPEITIIELGYPPAPSA, from the coding sequence GTGGTGACGCGACGCGGACTGTTGAAGACGCTTGGCGGCCTGCTGCTTTCGGGGATTGCGACCGGGAGCTACGCCGTGGGCTTCGAGCCGATGGGCCGTCTGCGCATTGCCAACTATCGCATCCGTCCGGCCAACTGGCCTGACGGTCTCCGGCTTCGGATCGTGGCGCTTGCCGATATCCACGCCTGCAAGCCCTGGATGACGACGTCCCGCATTGACGGCATCGTTGCCCGCGCGAATGCCCTTTCGGGAGACATGATCGTCCTGCTCGGCGATTTCACCTCGAGCATGCGCGGGGCCGTCGGCACCGTCACGGCGCCGGAATGGGCAAAGTGCCTCCAGGCGCTGAAGGCACCTCTCGGCGTCCATGCCGTCCTGGGCAATCACGACTGGTGGGAAGATCCGGACGCACAAGCCGCCGGCGGCGGCGAGACGGTCGCCCACAGGGCGCTGCGAGACGTCGGGATCGACGTCTATTCCAATCGTGCCGCTCGGTTTGAGAAGGACGGGCGCGGCTTCTGGATCGCAGGCCTCGAGGACCAGGTCGCGCTGCGGCCGAGTTCGCAATGGCAGCGTGCCTCCTTCCAGGGGCTCGACGATCTCCACGGGACGCTGGCCCAGGTGGAAGACGACGACCCGGTCGTCCTGCTTGCCCACGAACCGGATATTTTTCCCCAGGTTCCCTCCCGCGTGTCTGTGACGCTCTCCGGGCATACGCATGGCGGGCAGGTCAGGATCTTCGGTTATGCGCCTGTCGTGCCCTCGCGCTACGGTAATCGCTATGTCTATGGCCATGTGCAGGAAGAAGGCCGCGACATCGTGATTTCAGGTGGCCTCGGTTGCTCCATCGCGCCGGTCCGCTTCGGTTCGCCGCCGGAGATCACCATCATCGAGCTGGGATATCCGCCCGCTCCATCCGCATAA
- the ruvB gene encoding Holliday junction branch migration DNA helicase RuvB, producing MTEAARLISSDKRGEDVDATLRPQTLDDFTGQAEARANLKIFIEAAKNRGEALDHVLFVGPPGLGKTTLAQIMAKELGVNFRSTSGPVIAKAGDLAALLTNLEERDVLFIDEIHRLNPAVEEILYPAMEDFQLDLIIGEGPAARSVKIDLSKFTLVAATTRLGLLTTPLRDRFGIPVRLNFYTVEELELIVRRGARLMGLGMTDGGAREIARRARGTPRIAGRLLRRVRDFAEVANAEAVTKEIADEALTRLLVDNMGLDQLDRRYLSMIAHNFGGGPVGIETIAAGLSEPRDAIEDIIEPYMIQQGFIQRTPRGRVLTANAWKHLGLAVPKDLEASQFRLFTEDD from the coding sequence ATGACCGAAGCCGCACGGCTCATTTCTTCCGACAAGCGAGGCGAAGATGTCGACGCGACGCTGCGGCCGCAGACGCTCGACGACTTTACCGGCCAGGCGGAAGCACGAGCGAACCTGAAGATCTTCATCGAGGCGGCCAAGAATCGCGGCGAGGCGCTGGACCATGTGCTGTTCGTCGGGCCGCCCGGCCTCGGCAAGACGACGCTTGCGCAGATCATGGCGAAGGAACTCGGGGTCAATTTCCGCTCGACCTCCGGCCCGGTTATCGCAAAGGCGGGGGATCTCGCGGCGCTTCTGACCAATCTCGAAGAGCGGGACGTGCTCTTCATCGACGAGATCCACCGGCTCAATCCGGCGGTGGAAGAGATCCTCTACCCGGCGATGGAGGATTTCCAGCTCGACCTCATCATCGGCGAGGGACCGGCGGCGCGTTCGGTCAAGATCGACCTTTCGAAGTTCACGCTCGTCGCGGCGACCACCCGGCTGGGCCTGTTGACGACGCCGCTGCGTGATCGCTTCGGTATTCCGGTGCGGCTCAATTTCTATACGGTCGAGGAACTGGAACTGATCGTGCGGCGCGGGGCGCGGCTGATGGGGCTCGGCATGACCGATGGCGGCGCCCGCGAGATCGCGCGCCGCGCCCGCGGGACGCCGCGGATCGCAGGCCGTCTGCTGCGGCGGGTGAGAGACTTCGCGGAAGTGGCCAACGCCGAGGCCGTCACCAAGGAGATCGCCGACGAAGCACTGACGCGCCTCCTTGTCGACAATATGGGTCTCGACCAGCTTGACCGGCGCTACCTTTCGATGATCGCGCACAATTTTGGCGGCGGGCCGGTCGGTATTGAGACGATCGCGGCCGGCCTCTCGGAGCCCAGGGACGCGATCGAGGACATCATAGAACCGTACATGATCCAGCAGGGCTTCATCCAGCGTACGCCGCGCGGGCGCGTGCTGACGGCCAATGCCTGGAAGCATCTCGGGCTGGCAGTCCCCAAGGATCTCGAGGCTTCGCAATTCCGGCTGTTTACGGAGGACGATTGA
- the ruvA gene encoding Holliday junction branch migration protein RuvA: MIGKLKGTIDEIGEDHVVLDVHGVGYVAFCSARTLSKLGSAGEAAVLFIETYVREDQLKLFGFMTALEREWFRLLQSVQGVGSKVALAVLSTLTPGELANAIALQDKTSVSRAPGVGPKVAVRIVTELKNKAPAFAGDAGASIGLKQELGEGVAPAPVADAVSALTNLGYSRDQAANAVAAALKNGGEGADSAKLIRLGLKELSR, from the coding sequence ATGATCGGCAAGCTGAAAGGGACGATCGACGAGATCGGCGAGGATCACGTTGTGCTCGATGTGCATGGCGTCGGCTACGTCGCTTTCTGCTCCGCGCGAACCCTATCGAAGCTGGGTTCCGCTGGGGAGGCGGCAGTGCTCTTCATCGAGACCTATGTGCGCGAGGACCAGCTCAAGCTCTTCGGGTTCATGACGGCGCTCGAGCGCGAATGGTTCCGGCTTCTGCAGAGCGTGCAGGGCGTGGGTTCGAAGGTCGCGCTCGCCGTCCTGTCGACACTCACGCCGGGCGAGCTCGCCAACGCGATCGCGCTGCAGGACAAGACATCCGTCTCGCGCGCGCCGGGGGTCGGACCGAAAGTCGCCGTGCGCATCGTCACGGAGCTGAAGAACAAGGCGCCCGCCTTTGCCGGCGATGCCGGGGCGTCGATCGGCCTCAAGCAGGAACTCGGAGAAGGGGTCGCGCCGGCACCCGTGGCGGATGCCGTCTCGGCACTCACCAACCTCGGCTATTCGCGCGATCAGGCGGCCAACGCTGTCGCCGCCGCCCTGAAGAACGGCGGCGAGGGAGCCGACAGCGCCAAGCTGATCCGGCTGGGCCTGAAGGAGCTGTCGCGGTGA
- the ruvC gene encoding crossover junction endodeoxyribonuclease RuvC — MQGTIRIIGIDPGLRRTGWGIIETLGNSLRFVASGTVTSDGDMDLASRLCQLHDGLAEIVHSFQPDEAAVEQTFVNKDATATLKLGQARGIAMLVPARAGLKVAEYAPNAVKKAVIGVGHGEKQQIHMMLKVLMPKAEFKGNDAADALAIAICHAHNRQSITGRLAALVG; from the coding sequence ATGCAAGGCACGATTCGCATCATCGGCATCGATCCCGGGCTTCGTCGCACCGGGTGGGGCATCATCGAGACGCTCGGCAATTCGCTGCGGTTCGTCGCGTCCGGTACGGTGACGTCCGACGGCGACATGGACCTGGCGTCGCGCCTTTGCCAACTCCACGATGGTCTGGCGGAGATCGTGCACAGCTTCCAGCCTGACGAGGCGGCGGTAGAGCAGACTTTCGTCAACAAGGACGCGACCGCCACCCTGAAGCTCGGCCAGGCGCGCGGCATCGCCATGCTCGTGCCGGCGCGTGCGGGCCTGAAGGTCGCCGAATACGCGCCAAACGCCGTGAAGAAGGCGGTGATCGGCGTCGGTCATGGCGAGAAGCAGCAGATCCACATGATGCTGAAAGTCCTGATGCCGAAGGCGGAGTTCAAGGGCAACGACGCGGCGGACGCGCTCGCCATCGCCATCTGCCACGCGCACAACAGGCAGAGCATCACCGGGCGGCTGGCGGCGCTGGTCGGATAG
- a CDS encoding LLM class flavin-dependent oxidoreductase codes for MVPFSILDLSPVIEGGTVAQSLANSRRLAQEAEAEGYKRFWLAEHHGMRGIASAATSLVIQHVAAGTNHIRVGSGGVMLPNHSPLVIAEQFGTLAALFPDRIDLGLGRAPGTDMNTARALRRNLDAASNSFPQDVVDLMALLGPTQPNQQIVAVPGANSNVPVWLLGSSHYSAHLAGMLGLPFAFASHFAPDMLLSALEIYRERFEPSQYLDRPHAMVGVMGTAADTDAEAQHLFTSMQQSFVALRRGTPTAFPPPVESMENFWSDSEKIMVEHTLQYAVVGGPETIREKIAGFLDLTRADELIVSMPVFDMEARLRSVRLFADARRALTPAA; via the coding sequence ATGGTGCCCTTTTCAATCCTTGATCTTTCACCGGTCATCGAGGGCGGCACCGTCGCCCAATCGCTTGCCAACTCCCGCCGCCTCGCCCAGGAGGCGGAAGCCGAGGGCTACAAGCGCTTCTGGCTTGCCGAGCATCACGGCATGCGCGGCATTGCGAGCGCCGCGACCTCGCTTGTCATCCAGCATGTCGCGGCTGGAACGAACCACATCCGCGTTGGCTCCGGTGGGGTCATGCTGCCAAACCACTCACCGCTCGTGATCGCCGAGCAGTTCGGCACGCTCGCCGCGCTTTTCCCCGATCGCATCGACCTTGGCCTCGGCCGCGCCCCCGGCACCGACATGAACACCGCCCGCGCGCTCCGTCGCAATCTCGATGCGGCCTCCAACAGCTTTCCGCAGGATGTCGTCGATCTGATGGCGCTGCTCGGTCCCACCCAACCCAACCAGCAGATCGTCGCCGTGCCCGGCGCGAACAGCAACGTGCCCGTCTGGCTGCTCGGTTCCAGCCACTATTCGGCGCACCTGGCGGGCATGCTCGGCCTGCCCTTCGCCTTCGCATCGCATTTTGCGCCCGACATGCTCCTCTCCGCTCTGGAGATCTACCGCGAGCGCTTCGAGCCGTCGCAGTATCTCGACCGGCCGCACGCCATGGTCGGCGTCATGGGTACTGCGGCCGATACCGATGCCGAGGCCCAACACCTGTTTACCTCCATGCAGCAATCCTTCGTCGCGCTGCGCCGGGGCACGCCGACCGCCTTTCCGCCGCCGGTGGAGAGCATGGAGAACTTTTGGAGCGACTCCGAAAAGATCATGGTCGAACACACGCTGCAGTATGCCGTCGTCGGCGGGCCGGAAACCATACGCGAGAAAATCGCGGGCTTCCTCGACCTGACCAGGGCCGACGAGCTGATTGTTTCCATGCCGGTGTTCGACATGGAGGCACGGCTGAGATCGGTGCGCCTGTTCGCAGACGCCCGGCGGGCGCTGACGCCGGCCGCATGA
- a CDS encoding YebC/PmpR family DNA-binding transcriptional regulator: MAGHSQFKNIMHRKGRQDAVRSKMFSKLAREITVAAKSGMADPGMNPRLRLAIQNAKAQSMPKDNIERAIKKAAGGDAENYEEVRYEGYGPGGVAVIVEALTDNRNRTASSVRSTFTKAGGALGETGSVSFSFDRVGEITYKLSAGDADSVMEAAIEAGADDVSTDEDGHTIICGFEAIGDVSKALETTLGEAETVKAIWKAQNTVPVDEEKAQSLMKLIDTLEDDDDVQNVYSNFEVSDEVLAKLSA, encoded by the coding sequence ATGGCTGGCCATTCACAGTTCAAGAACATCATGCATCGCAAGGGGCGTCAGGACGCCGTGCGTTCCAAGATGTTTTCCAAGCTCGCACGAGAAATCACCGTCGCCGCGAAGTCCGGCATGGCCGACCCGGGAATGAACCCGCGCCTGCGCCTTGCGATCCAGAACGCCAAGGCGCAGTCGATGCCCAAGGACAACATCGAGCGCGCAATCAAGAAGGCTGCCGGCGGAGACGCGGAGAACTACGAGGAAGTCCGCTACGAGGGTTACGGCCCGGGCGGCGTCGCCGTCATCGTGGAGGCGCTGACCGACAACCGCAACCGTACCGCCTCGTCGGTGCGCTCGACCTTTACCAAGGCGGGCGGCGCGCTCGGCGAAACGGGCTCGGTATCCTTCTCCTTCGACCGCGTTGGCGAGATCACTTACAAGCTTTCCGCCGGCGATGCAGATTCGGTGATGGAAGCGGCGATCGAAGCGGGCGCCGACGACGTCAGCACCGATGAGGATGGTCACACGATCATCTGCGGCTTCGAGGCCATCGGTGACGTCTCCAAGGCGCTCGAGACGACGCTTGGCGAGGCTGAAACCGTCAAGGCCATCTGGAAGGCACAGAACACGGTGCCGGTCGATGAGGAAAAGGCCCAGTCGCTGATGAAGCTGATCGATACGCTCGAAGACGACGACGACGTGCAGAACGTCTACTCGAACTTCGAAGTATCAGACGAAGTTCTGGCGAAGCTCTCGGCCTGA
- a CDS encoding MBL fold metallo-hydrolase, giving the protein MPPMPFLVLLVLFCQFWLAPSAVRAQDGQPMVSQCQLIARSLPGVVFASFQGEGMTLAQADAPSVRITYVGHSTFFIETPAGVKIATDYNGWYKPPSLPTVVTMNKAHSSHYTLSPEPGIEFVLHGWGDDDAPADHDVVVGDTYIRNVTTDIRAWGGAMEPDGNSIFIFEVAGLCIGHLGHLHHELTDKQYADIGRLDVLMVPVDGGLTMGAESMSRVVSRLRSALILPMHRRGPPIGQFLDMFGEDFEKVFAENATISVSATSLPRRPTIYVLSGV; this is encoded by the coding sequence ATGCCGCCGATGCCGTTCCTTGTTCTACTTGTCCTGTTCTGCCAGTTCTGGCTCGCCCCGTCCGCCGTGCGGGCGCAGGATGGGCAACCTATGGTCAGTCAATGCCAGCTGATCGCGAGAAGCCTGCCGGGAGTGGTGTTCGCGAGCTTCCAGGGGGAGGGAATGACGCTCGCCCAGGCGGACGCCCCCTCTGTCAGGATCACCTATGTCGGCCATTCGACCTTCTTCATCGAGACGCCCGCGGGGGTGAAGATCGCCACCGACTACAATGGCTGGTACAAGCCGCCGTCGCTTCCGACCGTCGTGACGATGAACAAGGCGCACTCCAGCCACTACACTCTGTCGCCGGAGCCGGGCATCGAGTTCGTCCTCCACGGCTGGGGGGACGACGACGCACCCGCCGATCACGATGTGGTCGTCGGCGATACCTATATCCGCAACGTGACCACCGACATCCGCGCCTGGGGAGGCGCGATGGAGCCGGATGGAAACTCCATCTTCATCTTCGAGGTTGCGGGGCTCTGCATCGGCCATCTCGGACATCTGCATCACGAGCTGACGGACAAGCAATATGCTGACATCGGTCGGCTCGACGTCCTGATGGTGCCCGTCGATGGCGGGCTGACGATGGGTGCTGAAAGCATGAGCCGTGTCGTCAGCCGGCTGCGGTCGGCCCTGATCCTGCCGATGCATCGCCGCGGCCCGCCGATAGGTCAGTTTCTCGACATGTTCGGCGAAGATTTCGAGAAGGTCTTCGCGGAGAACGCAACGATTTCGGTCTCCGCCACATCGCTGCCGCGCCGGCCTACGATCTACGTGCTTTCCGGAGTCTGA
- a CDS encoding pyridoxamine 5'-phosphate oxidase family protein — translation MSSLTKARENPKEQLFDEIDKVNAGMLGVEGSHMHMQPMAPQLDRQSATIWFFTKTDAEIVHAIGPASRAHFCVVGKDQDYHACLSGRIEVRKDPVKIDEYWSSIVEAWFDHGKNDPQLTMIALRLDDAEIWASTGSALKFGWEIAKANFNPDEEPDVGVKAHVVFNEMPTAGFHRMI, via the coding sequence ATGTCCAGCCTGACCAAGGCCCGCGAAAACCCCAAGGAACAGCTTTTCGACGAGATCGACAAGGTCAACGCCGGAATGCTTGGCGTCGAGGGATCTCACATGCACATGCAGCCGATGGCTCCGCAGCTTGACCGGCAGAGTGCCACCATCTGGTTCTTCACGAAGACCGATGCCGAGATCGTCCACGCGATCGGACCTGCCTCACGGGCGCATTTCTGCGTCGTCGGCAAGGACCAGGACTACCATGCCTGCCTTTCGGGACGGATTGAGGTGCGCAAGGATCCCGTCAAGATCGACGAGTATTGGAGTTCGATCGTGGAAGCATGGTTCGACCACGGCAAGAACGACCCTCAGCTGACGATGATCGCCCTGCGCCTCGATGACGCCGAGATTTGGGCATCGACCGGAAGCGCGCTGAAGTTCGGCTGGGAAATCGCCAAGGCCAACTTCAACCCCGACGAGGAGCCGGACGTCGGCGTGAAAGCACATGTGGTTTTCAACGAGATGCCGACTGCAGGCTTTCACCGCATGATCTGA
- a CDS encoding YmdB family metallophosphoesterase, translated as MRFLFLGDMVGKSGRTAVWNRLPGLVSDLKLDFVVVNGENAAGGFGITEDIFLETINAGADVVTTGNHVWDQKDAVAFASRHDQFLRPANYPVGTPGRGSNLFFARNGARVLVANVMGRVFMHPELDDPFKTGEAILASCPLGEQADAIIFDFHAEATSEKQCFGHFVDGRASVVVGTHTHVPTADCQILNGGTGYMSDAGMCGDYDSSLGMEKEEPLNRFISKMPKGRFEAASGPATICGLGVEISDRTGLAEKIGPLRLGPRLSETVPEFWR; from the coding sequence ATGCGTTTTCTCTTTCTCGGCGACATGGTGGGCAAATCCGGCCGGACGGCTGTCTGGAACCGGTTGCCGGGTCTCGTCAGCGATCTGAAGCTCGATTTCGTGGTGGTGAACGGCGAAAACGCCGCGGGCGGCTTCGGGATCACCGAGGACATCTTCCTGGAGACCATCAACGCCGGTGCCGATGTCGTCACCACGGGCAATCACGTATGGGACCAGAAGGATGCGGTCGCGTTCGCGAGCCGCCACGACCAGTTCCTGCGGCCCGCCAACTACCCCGTCGGCACGCCCGGGCGCGGTTCCAATCTGTTCTTCGCCCGAAACGGCGCCCGCGTGCTGGTCGCAAACGTCATGGGACGGGTGTTCATGCACCCCGAGCTCGACGATCCCTTCAAGACGGGCGAGGCGATCCTCGCTTCCTGCCCGCTCGGGGAGCAGGCCGATGCCATCATCTTCGACTTCCACGCGGAGGCGACGAGCGAGAAGCAGTGCTTCGGCCACTTTGTCGACGGACGCGCCAGCGTGGTCGTCGGAACCCACACGCATGTGCCGACGGCCGATTGCCAGATTCTCAACGGCGGTACCGGCTACATGTCGGATGCGGGCATGTGCGGCGACTACGATTCCTCCCTCGGCATGGAAAAGGAGGAGCCGCTGAACCGCTTTATCTCGAAGATGCCGAAGGGTCGCTTCGAGGCAGCGAGCGGACCCGCCACCATTTGTGGCCTCGGCGTCGAGATTTCCGATCGCACCGGGCTTGCGGAAAAGATCGGCCCGTTGCGGCTGGGACCGCGGCTCAGCGAGACGGTCCCGGAGTTCTGGCGGTAA
- a CDS encoding 5-formyltetrahydrofolate cyclo-ligase, translated as MTPKEQKAALRNERLALRDQMSAEARIEGSLAMLDHAGDRIDIEPGMVISGFWPIRSEADVRPLMSRLRERGARLCLPVILDRETIVFRELLPGEPVVKTGFGTTGPGPEAAVLDPDVLLVPLSAFDGRGHRIGYGAGHYDRAIDRLRKKGREPKLIGIAFDCQEVASVPDEPHDVALDAMLTESGFRVFNLQVQAV; from the coding sequence GTGACGCCGAAAGAACAGAAAGCCGCTCTGCGCAACGAGCGATTGGCACTGCGGGATCAGATGTCGGCCGAAGCCAGGATCGAGGGCAGCCTCGCCATGCTCGATCACGCGGGCGACCGCATCGATATAGAGCCTGGCATGGTGATTTCCGGTTTCTGGCCGATCCGCTCCGAGGCCGATGTGCGTCCGCTGATGTCGCGGCTGAGGGAACGCGGCGCGCGGCTCTGCCTGCCGGTCATTCTCGACCGCGAGACGATCGTCTTTCGCGAGCTGCTTCCCGGTGAGCCAGTGGTCAAGACCGGGTTTGGAACAACAGGGCCCGGCCCCGAGGCGGCTGTTCTTGATCCGGACGTGCTGCTCGTGCCGCTTTCGGCCTTCGACGGGCGGGGCCATCGGATCGGTTACGGTGCCGGTCACTACGACAGAGCAATCGACCGTCTGCGCAAGAAGGGCAGGGAACCGAAGCTTATCGGGATTGCATTCGACTGCCAGGAAGTGGCATCTGTGCCGGATGAGCCGCACGACGTGGCGCTGGACGCCATGCTGACCGAAAGCGGCTTCCGGGTTTTCAATCTTCAGGTTCAGGCGGTCTGA
- a CDS encoding sugar-binding transcriptional regulator codes for MAKLRRETHTAYSESASLRLRAAWLYYNQGMTQKDVAEKLGVGRTTVIRMLDEALKRSEVQIWINEGIGDCVELAIRLEKAYGLDEAIVVPAAASAEATANGVGLALGQFLTEAIPDDCTIGVGWGRTLTASLASFRPARRERVKIVSLLGGVVEAHHINPIEYTWRLASQLGAECYLFLAPLLVDSRETKRSLIEKCGLKTLFERAENMDIAVVSCGDIGPASSSLSRDFIDPAELKELVAAGCVCDTMCNFLDAEGHTIDHPIRHRVMSIDLDTVKKARHIVLVSGGAHRAQAIRATIRRIGCNTLITDEGAAQAMLELVGAKAA; via the coding sequence ATGGCAAAACTCAGGCGGGAAACGCACACGGCCTACTCAGAATCCGCCTCGCTGAGGCTGAGGGCCGCCTGGCTCTATTACAATCAGGGGATGACCCAGAAGGACGTGGCCGAGAAGCTCGGCGTCGGCCGGACAACGGTCATTCGCATGCTGGATGAAGCCCTCAAGCGCAGCGAAGTGCAGATCTGGATCAACGAGGGGATCGGGGACTGCGTGGAGCTCGCGATCCGGCTGGAGAAGGCCTACGGGCTGGACGAGGCGATCGTTGTACCGGCGGCGGCGAGTGCCGAGGCCACGGCCAACGGCGTCGGACTGGCGCTGGGGCAGTTTCTGACCGAGGCGATCCCGGACGATTGTACGATCGGAGTCGGCTGGGGGCGAACGCTCACCGCATCACTCGCGAGCTTCCGTCCCGCGCGCCGGGAACGCGTGAAGATTGTCTCGCTGCTGGGCGGTGTCGTCGAGGCCCATCACATCAACCCGATCGAGTATACATGGCGGCTCGCCAGCCAGCTGGGCGCCGAGTGCTACCTGTTCCTTGCCCCGCTTCTGGTCGATTCGCGTGAGACCAAGCGCAGCCTGATCGAGAAATGCGGGCTGAAGACCCTGTTCGAGCGCGCGGAAAACATGGACATCGCTGTTGTCAGCTGCGGGGACATCGGCCCGGCTTCGAGTTCGCTGTCGCGCGATTTCATCGACCCCGCTGAACTCAAGGAGCTCGTTGCCGCCGGCTGCGTCTGCGACACGATGTGCAATTTCCTCGATGCCGAGGGTCACACCATCGATCACCCGATCCGCCACCGCGTCATGTCGATCGACCTCGACACGGTGAAGAAGGCGCGCCACATCGTTCTCGTGTCCGGTGGCGCGCATCGGGCACAGGCCATCCGCGCGACGATCCGGCGGATCGGCTGCAATACACTGATCACCGACGAAGGCGCGGCGCAGGCCATGCTCGAACTCGTCGGGGCCAAGGCGGCCTGA
- the tal gene encoding transaldolase, translating into MTSKLEQLRAMTTVVADTGDIDAVRRLKPVDCTTNPTIVLKALGTPMFADTVSEAIRWGQSQGGNREGVVSAVADRLAISVGAALSELVPGRVSTEVDADLSFDTEASIAKGREIIKAYEARGITRDRILIKLASTWEGIRAAEVLQKEGIDCNLTLLFNKAQAIACADAGVFLISPFVGRILDWHVKASGKTFTAEEDPGVLSVRAIYDYYKSNGISTIVMGASFRNTGEIEALAGCDRLTISPALLEELEAAQGTLERKLSPEKAVKVSPIKLDEKAFRWMLNEDAMATEKLSEGIRAFAKDLGSLRAMIDKEMKAAA; encoded by the coding sequence ATGACCTCCAAGCTTGAACAACTCCGCGCCATGACGACCGTGGTGGCAGATACCGGAGATATCGACGCCGTGCGCCGTCTGAAACCGGTCGACTGCACGACGAACCCGACGATCGTTCTGAAGGCCCTCGGCACACCGATGTTCGCAGACACCGTCAGCGAAGCCATTCGCTGGGGCCAGTCCCAGGGCGGCAATCGCGAAGGCGTAGTTTCCGCCGTCGCGGACCGCCTTGCCATTTCGGTCGGCGCAGCACTTTCCGAGCTCGTCCCCGGCCGCGTCTCGACCGAGGTCGATGCAGACCTCTCCTTCGACACCGAAGCCTCCATCGCCAAGGGCCGCGAGATCATCAAGGCCTATGAGGCACGCGGCATCACCCGCGACCGCATCCTGATCAAGCTCGCCTCCACCTGGGAAGGCATCCGCGCGGCGGAAGTCCTCCAGAAGGAAGGCATCGACTGCAACCTGACGCTCCTCTTCAACAAGGCCCAGGCGATCGCCTGCGCCGACGCCGGCGTGTTCCTGATCTCGCCCTTCGTCGGCCGCATTCTCGACTGGCACGTCAAGGCAAGCGGCAAGACCTTCACAGCCGAGGAAGATCCGGGCGTGCTGTCGGTCCGCGCGATCTACGACTACTACAAGTCCAACGGCATCAGCACGATCGTCATGGGCGCATCCTTCCGCAACACCGGCGAGATCGAGGCCCTTGCGGGCTGCGACCGCCTGACGATCAGCCCGGCCCTGCTGGAAGAGCTCGAAGCGGCCCAGGGCACGCTCGAGCGCAAGCTCTCGCCGGAAAAGGCAGTGAAGGTCTCGCCGATCAAGCTCGACGAGAAGGCTTTCCGGTGGATGCTGAACGAGGACGCAATGGCGACCGAAAAGCTCTCGGAAGGCATTCGCGCCTTCGCGAAGGACCTCGGCAGCCTGCGTGCGATGATCGACAAGGAAATGAAGGCGGCCGCCTGA